One genomic region from Zalophus californianus isolate mZalCal1 chromosome 14, mZalCal1.pri.v2, whole genome shotgun sequence encodes:
- the LOC113913046 gene encoding LOW QUALITY PROTEIN: uncharacterized protein LOC113913046 (The sequence of the model RefSeq protein was modified relative to this genomic sequence to represent the inferred CDS: substituted 1 base at 1 genomic stop codon), whose amino-acid sequence MPLEGLALLLNLNAAGTRKQLLSCRHWQGERPQMDFNSKPYSPSRLLITQGLDPRLTVDPRAGKINGLLPSVYVXSQAEARFEGAALAFQCGLLEPTSPCSHK is encoded by the coding sequence ATGCCGCTGGAGGGGCTTGCGCTTCTCTTGAACCTGAATGCGGCAGGAACGAGGAAGCAATTATTAAGCTGTAGACATTGgcagggagagaggcctcagatGGATTTCAACTCCAAACCCTATTCACCGTCCAGGCTGCTCATTACCCAAGGCCTGGATCCCAGGCTGACGGTGGATCCAAGGGCTGGAAAAATCAATGGGTTGCTGCCTTCGGTTTATGTCTAGAGCCAGGCTGAGGCCAGGTTTGAGGGAGCAGCTTTGGCTTTCCAGTGTGGATTGTTGGAGCCAACTTCTCCCTGTTCCCACAAGTAA